The following proteins come from a genomic window of Desulfonatronum thiosulfatophilum:
- the rplQ gene encoding 50S ribosomal protein L17 — MRHRKSGRKFNRTPAHRKAMFRNMATALITHGRIRTTEAKAKELRGVVEKLVTTAKRNDLHSRRLVYKALGSHTIVKRLFDEIAPLYQGVPGGYTRVLKFGDPRPGDCAPLAMIEFTKYSEIGVPATQDTGGVDQTEPEASDK, encoded by the coding sequence ATGAGACACAGGAAGAGCGGTAGAAAATTCAACCGGACCCCGGCACATCGCAAAGCCATGTTCCGAAATATGGCCACTGCACTGATTACGCATGGTCGGATTCGAACAACGGAAGCCAAGGCGAAAGAGTTACGCGGCGTCGTTGAAAAGCTTGTTACCACTGCCAAGCGCAATGATTTGCACTCTCGTCGACTGGTATACAAAGCTTTGGGCAGCCATACGATTGTCAAAAGATTATTTGATGAAATCGCTCCGTTGTATCAAGGTGTTCCAGGTGGATACACCCGAGTACTCAAGTTCGGCGACCCTCGTCCAGGAGATTGTGCACCATTGGCCATGATCGAATTCACCAAATATTCTGAAATTGGTGTCCCTGCCACGCAAGATACCGGGGGAGTTGATCAGACTGAGCCAGAAGCCTCCGACAAGTAG
- a CDS encoding selenium metabolism-associated LysR family transcriptional regulator, protein MDIRQLRAFSKVYERKSFSRAAEELFLSQPTISAHVASLEQFMEVSFFDRLGRGIQPTQAADVLYRHCKTIFDALDQAETEIRLLSNKVSGELVLGGSTIPANYLIPSLLNSFLLRYPDVSISLIQGDSREIVNQILLGNISIGIVGARENVPELEFVALFDDSLIVLAAPDFLRAYAPPFTLDCITRMPWIVRQPGSGTQLATESALQAAGFSPRMLRVLSVVDSTEALLRFVRCGLGIAVSSKLAARDYIQRGELVALDVPELQFHRSFYVVHNPQRHQFPVIRFFLNYLIDTVSQPASLPVK, encoded by the coding sequence ATGGATATCCGACAGCTCAGGGCATTCAGCAAAGTTTACGAACGAAAAAGTTTTTCTAGAGCTGCCGAGGAACTTTTTTTATCTCAGCCCACCATCAGCGCTCATGTCGCCTCTTTGGAGCAATTCATGGAGGTTTCTTTTTTTGACAGGCTTGGACGTGGAATCCAGCCTACTCAGGCAGCTGATGTTCTATATCGCCATTGCAAGACAATCTTTGACGCTTTGGACCAGGCCGAGACGGAAATTCGTTTGCTCTCGAACAAGGTTTCCGGAGAATTGGTTCTGGGCGGCAGCACCATTCCCGCAAACTACTTGATACCTTCATTGCTGAACAGTTTTTTGCTACGGTATCCGGATGTTTCCATTTCTTTAATTCAAGGTGATTCGCGAGAAATTGTGAATCAAATTCTTCTCGGTAATATCTCCATTGGGATAGTCGGTGCACGTGAAAATGTCCCGGAACTTGAATTCGTTGCCCTATTTGATGATTCTCTAATTGTTTTGGCGGCACCTGATTTTCTTCGGGCGTATGCACCACCATTTACACTTGACTGCATAACACGGATGCCATGGATTGTTCGGCAACCTGGTTCCGGAACGCAGCTGGCCACAGAATCGGCACTGCAGGCAGCCGGTTTTTCTCCCAGGATGTTAAGGGTTCTCAGCGTGGTGGACAGCACGGAAGCGTTGCTGCGGTTTGTCCGGTGTGGCCTTGGAATCGCTGTAAGCTCGAAGCTAGCTGCACGTGATTATATCCAACGTGGTGAACTGGTTGCCCTTGATGTCCCGGAGTTGCAGTTCCATCGCAGTTTTTATGTTGTCCACAATCCTCAGCGTCATCAGTTTCCTGTAATCCGGTTTTTCCTCAATTATTTGATTGATACGGTATCGCAACCAGCTTCATTGCCGGTGAAGTGA